CAATTCTCTTTAACTCCAGTGAAAGGGGATCAGATTCCCTCTTACAGCCTACAGTTTTACCTCCACTTTTGCACTCGGTATATACTATgacaaactcaagtcatcagacaGCAGCAAAAACTTTCTGTACTGAGAAATATTATGGTATTCACTGGGGTTCTGAGAAAATGTTACAAACAATTGTTTAGTCTAAAGGATAACACATTCtacaaaaaaagggggaaaaaagaagagataGCAGTTTATCATTTTCAATTGAAAAtaggttttattatttaaattgttgtttttcttctgtccttcgATGGTATGTTTACAACCTGAAAAAAAGGCAACATTTTCATGGTAGAATGTTTCAATTAATCAGGGTGCTGACTTAGTGggaaatgtgtgtggtgtgcaagTCTGGTAACCTAATCATGATCACCATATGAAGAGAGCCAAGAGTCCACTGCAAAAAGCTATCTGATGGTCTTCACATATCTGTCAGgcctaaaattaaataataatataacacatacatataacaaaaactttTCAAATAAACCTCATTGATGTTACAGTACCTGGCATCTCTGGATAATTCCCTTAGAAGGAAGCACTTCATGATGAAGTGACAAATGGATAACCAATGGGGACAGGAAGATGCAGGGAACTTCAAATAATGTATACATATCCACAGGACATCAAGCTATACTGTGAAATATTCAGTTGATTACTGATTATCCCACATTATATATCTCTACCAGTTTTTGAAAACGATGCTGTAGACACACATATGAGGTGATGTTTCTTATACTCTATCCTACTATGCATTTTAACATTAATTTTGATAAGATATGTAGACAAAACAGCAAATGTACCCATGGACTTATATTCAAGAGACTGACCCATGATGATTATGAGTTCAGATGTATTCATAACTAATTGTGAAATACAAGCTAGACTGGATAGCAAATGACATCTCAAGGGAATttgtgaaaatatgaaaaacatccaggaaaaaaTTTCATCACCCTTTCACAGACAGCATTACTTAAAAGGAATGAATATACACTGTctaacattaaataaatgtttcacTTAGATGATGGATATCTCATTCTATATATTTCAGCAGAAAAATACCTATCACTAAGTGAAAGCACAGTGGGAGATGTATAAAAatcacagagagaaaacaaagagcaCAAAATAAACTTCACTGAAAGAATTTGCTAAATGTATAGAACACTTTAATATCTCTCACTAACCAGAAATTGCAATGGAGAAATGTCCACCATCAGACTTGAGTGAAGATACTAAATGGCTAACCTTCATAATGAAAAAGATATAAAACAAGAATTTCTGGACAATAAAGACCACTGTGATGTCTAAAGTCTTTACCATATTATTTACATGAaggtttttctctttcatgaGTTCTTTCCTATTATCTGATATTAAGATGAtaaaaaataatgtctttaaCATATAAACAGGGCAAAGATATGGAAAATCAGTAAGGACAAGTTCATTGTCAGGATGAAGGTCAGGTTTTTGAGACCTTCCTGTAGTCCTGCCTGCAACAGGAAAACACAAGGGTCTAACCTTCCTGGGAGCAAGCATAAATATTCATTTACCCAAACCAAGGCACACTaaatcacataattaaaaataaataaaatctttaaacaatTTTTCACTCATGAATATTTTTCTCCTCTAAGCATTCATTCTTGTAGCCCAGGTGTTGAGGTATTTAAAGGCTTATTTCCAGAGTTTTTCTCAATGATGACTTGGTTCATGTAATAAAAAGCAAGAATGTAAATTTGAAGTTACAGAAATTAATCATTCTCAATTAGTGGCATCATTTgggaaaatttagaaaataatgtcATCCTGGAAGAAATGTCATGAGTTTGTCCCTGAGagtacacattcacacaccatTTCAAGTTCTTGTACCTGGTTCATGCTACAAGCTGAGTATATGAGTTCTTACCTTCCCCGTGTAGGTGTCATGCCAGACACTTCTTGGGACAACACTGTCAGGGTAATCAAATAACCATCTGGAACCCAGAGTCACATTAAACTCGTTTATTAATTGACTTAGACATTATGATTtatcacagacacagaagaggcACTCATACCCATCTACCAAATTTTACATCTGGATAAGTAAtaggggaagctttgttaaccaatcatcTTAAAGAAGTGGAATCTAGTTAAGGTGTGGCTTCCGGGAGCCCAGGAGAAAAACTGGGATAGACCAGGTGCTTGCTATCTGGGTCATTCCCATGGGACACAGTGgaacttggactttccattctttttttttttttttttttttttttatggtgaaaaagtgtatatttagaattagccggctgggctcagtttagatgattccaattttgttggcaacatccagagcatcataatcaggagccaaccgaacatatgccttcttctctccgtcgggccttatgagggtgttgactttggccacatcgatgtcatagagttttttcacagcctgtttgatctggtgcttgttagccttgacatccacaatgaacacaagcgtgttgttgtcttctatcttcttcatggctgactcggtggtcagggggaatttgatgatggcatagtggtcaagcttgttcctcctgggcgcgctcttccgggggtatttaggctgccttcgtagccgcagggtcttgggccgccgaaaggtgggcgatgtgcggatcttctttttgtggctgtggacgcctttcagcactgccttcttggctttcaaggccttcgctttagcttcggctttgggaagggcaggagcttccttcttcgcttTCGGCGCCATCTTGACGAAAAGGGTGGACTTTCCATTCTTGTGGCATGAatttccccttataataagtaaaaatataattgtttatctttaaacaagcctggttatttcctgaatcaaGCTAAATTCTACAGATAAGTGTATTTATATAATTGAAGAAAAGTACAAAATCAAAAACGGTTACGTTATCATTGAATTCACAGGACTTTTGTTCATATAATATTGCAGGTGCAAACAAAATAGAGACTTCATAATGCTTGAACAGATTTCACACTCGTAGACTTGTTTTTTTCCCAGTCTTATGTAAGTAAATGTGTGTTGCCTGAAGagattttcaaaacatttatagTCACATTCCCTttagtatgtgttcttttgtgaaCTTGGAGACTATTGATatgtgaaaaggctttaccacattgattacactcatagggtttctctccagtatgtgttcttttgtgtatttGGAGTTTAGAGCGCTCTGGAAAAGCTTTATCACACTGatcacattcatagggtttctctccagtatgtattcttttatgtgttCTTAGATGACCAATTTGTgaaaaggctttatcacattgattacattcatagggtttctctccagtatgtgctCTTTTGTGAACTTGGAGACTATTGATAtatgaaaaggctttaccacattgattacattcatagggtttctctccagtatgtgttcttttgtgtatttGGAGTTTAGAGcgctctgtaaaagctttatcacattgatcacaatcatagggtttctctccagtatgtattcttttatgtgttCTTAGATGACCGATTTGTgaaaaggctttatcacattgatcACATTCATAGGGTTTATCTCCAGTATGAATTCGTTTATGTGTTTGTAGAATACTGAGTTTTGAACAGGCTTTACCACATTCGTTACAttgataaggtttctctccagtatgtgtcctTTGATGTACTCGAAGACTACTGTTCagtgaaaaggctttaccacactgattacatgtgtagggtttttctccagtatgcgttcttttatgtatttggagaCTACGTTTACATGCAAAGACTTTACCACAttcattacattcatagggtttctctttagtatgtgttcttttgtgtatttGGGGTTCAGAGCATTTTGAAAaagctttatcacattgattacagTCATAggttttctctccagtatgtgctCTGTTGTGAACTTGAAGACTTCTTACATATGAAAAgtctttaccacattgattacattcatttGGTTTTTCTCCAGCTTGTGTTCTTCTTTTAAGTATTTGGAGACAACTGGTACCTCCAAAGGCCTCAGCATTATGAGTACCATCATATGGCTTCTCggcagaataatttttttcatgcctttgaagatgactaTAATATGCAAATGATTTAACACATTGAGCATATTCAGAGAGTTTCTCTCCACTATGGTTTCTTGCACACCTGCAAAGATAATTGGCAAATGCAAAAGTTTCATCATGTACATTACACTGATGAATCTTAATATCTATAcgaattaattttataattttgctttaTTGTAAAGAGGAATaagattttaagttttatattcaTGGTGCTCTCCTCCAGTATGGGatgggatggagggggaaggaccttggacatcccacagggcagggaatcccgactactctttggactggagagggagggggaaggcaggtggggagtgggaaggaaaagggaggaggtggaaatttttaattagataataaaataataaaaaagaagagacttTTTGACTCTCATAAACTAACTCTTTCAATAAGTTTGGCAAAGTCACAAGTACATGATTTACACTGGCTTTACTACTGAGTATTTAATTTTTTGGTCAGTTCTAAACATATAGTTATTATCTAatcaatgtgtgtatgtgtgttccctGTGCAATATCTGAGTGCTATGAAACTAAATGGATTGGCAGCTCTACAGCAAAGTTCTCATGGGACTATGACTCAAATGGTGGTATCAGGTAAGGAatcatttgtttctcttctgtttttagaGGAATGCCTTGAAGACATAGACCAGTTATGTCATATTGAGGCATATGATTTTATGAGAAATTAATACACATCAATATACTTTAAGCAGTGCTCATTTatagtattgtttttctttaaatgttccaGGATAAATTAAAACTTCTTCAAAGACAAATATATACCAAGTTGTAAATAAAAATTACCTTCCATGTTTTTTAGCACTTTGACAATACTCTTCAAAATTATGGTCTTCCCAACTGTAGCCTAATACAGTAACAAAAAGTAAATAGTATATTAATCAATATGTACAAAATTGAATATCTTAAGTGACCTATGTCTTAATTATTTGGCTCACTCTTACTCTTTCTCAAACACATATACCAAAAGTATCAATAAATAATACAGAGTAGTccccttattttaaaatgtaaagaaaagttCACAGTCCTACCAGTAGCAGTGAGGTTCCTGtatgtctccagcatcacatctatGTAGAGACTCTtttgggaaggattcagcaaaaCCCACTCATCCTCAGTGAAGTCAATGTGCACATCCTCAAAGGTCACTGAATTCTAGAATAATTCAACCAACAGTAAAACAAagtgttgatgtgggagtgtcatatatcaatctgttgatttcattggttaagtaataaagaaactgcttggccctcataggttaaaacataggtgggtggagtaaacagaacagaatgctgggaggaagaggaagtgagctcagactcgacagctctgctctctggagcagatgccatgctcccctctccctggcagacgcaataaagctccaacccaggatggacgtaggctagaatcttcccggtaagcacaccttggggtgctacacacatgaatagaaatgggccgagcagtgtttaaatgaatacaatctgtgtgttgttattttggggcataagctagccatgcgaccgggagctggggcggcatgaacacagccagcagctccctactacaaagTGTGATCCTGACATTGGATACTTCTTTTAAAACGGTATATTTGTATAATGTTGCAGCTTCCCATACTTCTTCCATGACATTACATTATAATGTAATGTCCAGTCACTTtagaaggaaactgaagaagagGTTCACATGTGCCATTCTTTGCCCCTTTAAATAGGATACAGCCTTAAGAAAGAAATGCCAATGGACAGacataaagacacagagaagcaagcagatcAACACTACTGAGAAAACATTACAGAAATAGTAAGAACAATGATTCTCtaaaaaagagatggggaaatTGAGTATACtgacacttgcctttaatcctagcaatcaaTATAAAAGCAGATGAATTAAATTGAGTTTGATGTCAGTCAAAGCCTGTGCAATAAGTTACAGGTAAGCCAGAGTTACAAATTAATAAAACCAACTATCCATCCAAAAATCACTCAAAACGTAAAAGGAAATCAGAGGATGTACTGAAGAACTTACAAAAACTTTTGTATTCACTTTAGTTCTTCATTCATCTTACAGAACCTGTAATGGCCCAGTTTAAACTGTTTCATACTAAGATCTTAATAAAGGGAGAGCATGTTTAAACAGttacaaatggaccaaagaaaatATCAGCGTTACATATGATGATAATAAATAACATAGAGTAAGGGAGATGGGTCAACAATTAAGCAGTCTTGTTGTTTTTGCATATAAGTGGGCACAATTGACAGTACTAAAGGGGGCTTGTAATTATCCATTACTTCAACTTCATAGGTG
The Chionomys nivalis chromosome 3, mChiNiv1.1, whole genome shotgun sequence genome window above contains:
- the LOC130871005 gene encoding zinc finger protein 431-like, which codes for MGEPGSHDMNSVTFEDVHIDFTEDEWVLLNPSQKSLYIDVMLETYRNLTATGYSWEDHNFEEYCQSAKKHGRCARNHSGEKLSEYAQCVKSFAYYSHLQRHKRTHTKEKPYECNECGKVFACKRSLQIHKRTHTGEKPYTCNQCGKAFSLNSSLRVHQRTHTGEKPYQCNECGKACSKLSILQTHKRIHTGDKPYECDQCDKAFSQIGHLRTHKRIHTGEKPYDCDQCDKAFTERSKLQIHKRTHTGEKPYECNQCGKAFSYINSLQVHKRAHTGEKPYECNQCDKAFSQIGHLRTHKRIHTGEKPYECDQCDKAFPERSKLQIHKRTHTGEKPYECNQCGKAFSHINSLQANFQSHQRIYTGDKPYRCQECGKSFTWASSIQTHHRTHTSDEKPYRCQECGKSFTRVSHLNIHHRTHTGEKPYRCQECGKSFTQVSHLHIHHRIHTGEKPYRCQECGKFFTQVSTFISHQRIHTGEKPYRCQECGKFFTQVSTLISHQRIHTSEKPYRCQVCGKSFARFSVLHNHQRIHTGEKPYRCKECGKSFARTSTLHKHRRIHTGEKPYRCKECGKSFTQVSTLHTHHRLHTGEKPYRCQECGKSFTQVSTLHTHHRLHTGDKPYKCKECGKSFHTNSSLRKHHKNACYGYIS